In the Pectinatus sottacetonis genome, ATTATTGGGCATTCCTGTTCCATTTTTCTTTTATTCAAAGGAGGAAAAGGTGTAGCAACTGGACTTGGCGTTATAGCAATGCTCATGCCCAAAGCTGCTTTATGCGTATTCATATTATGGTTCATAATTGTACTGTTTACACATTATGTTTCTCTGGCCTCTATAGTTGCCGCTGTATCAGTTCCCTTGCAAGCATATTATTGGGATAAATCATGGCAATATATTATTTTTGGTATTTTAGCAGCTGCATTTGTAGTTTACAGACATCATGAAAATATTCAGCGGCTAATAAATGGAACAGAAACAAAAATAAATTTTCATGGTCGATAAAAAAGGAGTATCGCACTGATTATAAGGCGATACTCCTTTTTATTAAATTAATTATTAATCAACAATTTTCTTCTCGCTCGCAGCGGCCATTGTCAAAGTATGTGCTGGAGTAATTGTTGATATAGCATGTTTATATACCAGCTGTTGTTTTCCATTACTGTCTAAAATAACCGTGAAGTTATCAAACCCTGTAACATTACCGCGTAATTGAAACCCATTTACAAGATAAATGGTAACACTTATATTTTCTTTACGTGCCTGATTTAAAAAAGCATCTTGCAGATTAATAGCCTTCACAAAAATTTCCTCCTCGATTTTGTTGTATATGATAAAATTAATATATATTATATTTTTAATAAAAATCTATTTATCTTCAAATTTTTTTATTATAAATTCATAGACTTTTTTCCATAATAGTTCTGATGAGATTTTATCAACTTCAAACCATTTGATATAAGGCATTTTTTTATACCAGGTAAGCTGTCTTTTAGCAAAATGCCGTGTAGCTTTTTTTATATCATCAATAGCTTCCGGCAAAGTAATTTTATGTTCTAAGTAAGTGGTAAGCTGACGATAGCCTATTGCCTGCATCGCATGACAAGAAGGATGTACACCGCCTTTCAGTAAAGATGCCACTTCATTTACCCAACCATCCTTTATCATTAAATCCACGCGTTCATTAATACGCGCGTATAGATTATCACGGTTGCGGTTCAAGCCAATAACTGCAGCATCATACAATAACTCATTATTGGTGAATGATTTTTTATGGGAAATTTTATCTTTATTGTATTTATATACTTCCAGCGCACGTATTATTCTGCGAAAGTTATTAATATGCAATCGCTGTGCTGTTTCAGGATCTACTTTTTTTAATAAATTTAATACATATTCTCGACCATATTTTTTCGCTATAGTTTCCAGATATGATCGATATTCAGGATCTTCTGGAGCTGTATTAAACTGATATCCTTCTACTAGTGATTTTATATAAAGACCTGTACCGCCAGCAATCACAGGAATAATATTTTTTTTATTTAATTCAGTTATTATAATTTTGGCTCTAGTACAAAATTTAGTCACATCAAACGATTCTTCCGGCGATAATATATTAACTAAATGGTGTCTTACACGTGTAAGTTCTTCTGGAACTGGTTTTGCTGTTCCAATATTAAAATTTTTGTACACCAGCATAGAATCACCTGAAATTATTTCTGCCTTTAAATTTTGTGCCAATTTTAAACTTAATTCAGTTTTTCCTACTGCTGTTGGGCCAAGTATAATAACAACTTTTTCTTTGTATCTGTTATTTGATAAATTGAGGATTTTTGTCATTATTTACTTAAATCCAATGATTCACCTGGTTTTACTATATGAACTTTAACAGCAGCAATACTTTCTGCTGTCTGCTTGAAAATTTTGGGGTCCTGTTTTATTACCGGCCATGTGTTATAATGAACAGGAATAACATTATGCGCTTTTAAAAACTGAACTGCACGAGCAGCGTCTTCATTGCCCATCGTGAAATTGTCACCAATAGGCAAAATAGCATAATCTATCCGTTCTTTTGCACCTATAATCTGCATGTCGGAAAAAAGAGCAGTATCACCTGAATAATAAACTGTAGGCCCGTTTTTAAATTTTATTACGAAGCCACAGGCAAGACCTCCGGCAACACCACTGCTATGAATTGCCATAGTCATTCTGATCCAGCCAAAGGAAAAACTTAATGATCCGCCAATATTCATCGGTTGTACTTTCTTTATACTACTGCATAAAGCTAGGACTTCAGGAATTGCTACAATTACAGCCCCATTTTTTTTAGCAATAAGTTCAGCATCTCCTAAATGATCAAAATGGGCATGACTGACAAGTATATAATCACAGGAAATTTCCTTTGGTTTTATATCTGTCAAGGGATTTTCCTTGAAAAAGGGATCTACTAGAATAATTTCTTTACCTGTATTTAAAGAAAAACAAGAATGTCCATAAAAATTAAATTTAATCATAAAAATCCTCCATTCTGTCACAAAATATCTATATCTAATAGTATATAATTATACAAAAAATTTAAAAGTCCTGCTAATTTAATAATAATTATCAATAAACATTTAATTTATTTGAGGCGATATTATGTCTTACAAAATATTTTTACCCCAGCTGGCTGTAACTTTACATAAGGATAGGGAAATAACCACAAAAATTTTACTCATTACAGGTGGTCGAACCCCTGATACCGCATGGCTTAAAAGAACTGCTAATCAAAGGATTATCTATTGTGCCGATCACGGTCTTGATATATGCATTGATGCAGGGTTGATCCCTGATTATATATTAGGTGATGGTGACAGTGTCGATAGTTTAAATTGGCAATGGGCAGAATCTATAGGCATTCCTGTAGATAAATATCCCTCTGCCAAAAATTTTACTGATACACAGTTGGCACTTGAGCAAATAAATCAAAAATATCCACAGTCAGATATTATCATCACCGGAATGTTTGGCGGTCGATTTGATCATTTATATAGTAGTATTTTTTCTGCAGCAGCAGTTTTGACCGAAAGTAATGTTATCTGCGCTGCTGATGATAAAGAAATACTTATTTACCTCAAAGCAGAATCAGCTGTTTTAAAATGTGAGAAAATACCGGAAAGCATTTCTTTACTACCCTTAGAAGAGAAGTGTCACGATGTCAGTATAAATAATGTCAAATGGCCTTTAGACAAAGTTATTTTGAAACAAAAAACACCTTACGCAATAAGCAATGTTCTAAAAAATGACAATAAAATAAAAGTAAAAACAGGACGAGGCATACTAGGTGTATATTTTTACTGGCCTAACAATTGAATAAACAAGAGACCGCTGCATATAATAAATGATTAAATAAATAACAGTTTCTTTTGATATCTTGTCAGAAGAATTCGGTACTCGTCAAAATGAATTACTGAATACCTGCATATTTATAAAAGCAATATATGCGGCAGCCCCCTTAATTTTGGTTATTTCATTATGCTTCTATTAAAAAAGCACAATAACCCTTCTTAGTTTCATACACATCAATTTTACTTGTTACTTCCCACGGTGCATGCATATTAAGAACAGCGACACCACTGTCAATTACCTGCATTCCGTATAAAGCCATGATATAGGCAATAGTTCCTCCACCGCCTAAGTCAACACGGCCGAGTTCTGAAAATTGAATATTAACATTATGTTTATCCATCATAGCACGTATTTCACCTAAATATTCTGCATTAGCATCATTAGAACCAGATTTTCCCCGTGAACCAGTAAATTTATTAAAAGCCATTCCTTTACCAAGATAAGCTACATTTTTTTGTCAAAGGAAGAAGCATAAAGGGCATCATAACCTGACGTTACATCAGAAGAAAGCATTTTAGAATTAGCCAGACAACGCCGCATATTCAATTCATTATATGTACCCAATAAATTCATTACTTCAGCTAAAGCATTTTCGAAAAATTTTGATTGCATACCCGTAGCACCAACACTGCCTATTTCTTCTTTATCTACCAGCAAACAGCAGGCAGTTTTTTTAGTATTCTTAGTTTCCAACATTGCGACTAAAGAAGTGTATGCACATACTCTGTCGTCCTGTCCATAAGAAATTATCATGCTGCGGTCAAAACCTAATTCTCTCGCTCCTCCGGCTGGTACGATTTCTAATTCGGCTGATAATAGATCATCTTCTTCAATATCATAGGTCGATTTTAATAATTTAAGCACATTTTCCTTCACAGCTTCTTTTTCTTCACCTTTTAAAGGTAGAGAACCGACTAGTAGATCCAATGACTCACCGGAAACAGCATCACTGGCAGTCTTCTTCATTTGATCCTGGGCGAGATGGATCAATAAATCAGTTACACAGAAAACAGGATCAGTTTCTTTTTCACCTATGGTAATATCTATTATTTTACCATCCTTTTTTACAACTACACCATGGATAGCTAGAGGAATCGTTACCCATTGATATTTTTTAATGCCTCCATAATAATGGGTATCCATATATGCTAGCCCACCATCTTCATAAAGTGGATTTTGTTTTATGTCAAGTCGTGGACTGTCAATATGTGCCCCTAATATGGACATACCACTTTCTAATGGTTCACTGCCAATATTAAACATAACAACTGATTTTTTCATGCATATAGCATAAACTTTATCTCCAGTATGGATACTACCCTTACTATCAATTATTGTCTGTATATTTTTATAACCACTTTCTTCTGCTTGGCGGATTATTTCTTCTACACATCTACGTTCGGTTTTCCCGACAGTTAAAAATTTGCGATAATTATCGCAAAGAATTTGTAAATCTCCTTTTTCTTTTTTGGTATTTTTTCCCAAACTGACTTTTTATCATCTTTTTTACTTTTTTCTTTAGCCATATATATCACTCCTGTTTTTAATAGATATAATCCTAATATATAATAAATTGTGTTGTCAATATAGAAATAGCAACTCATTCACAAGATTTATTATACTATTCATAAACATATATAGCAATTGATAAGGTTAATATATTCATAATCTAATACCTTCTATTTTGCTATGCATTTATACGCTAATATAAATATAGTATATTAGCGTAAAATGCATAGCAAAATAGAAGGTATTAGATTATGAATATATTAACCTTTATCAATTGCTATATATGTTTATGAATAGTATAATAAATCTTGTGAATGAGTTGCTATTTCTATATTGACAACACAATTTATTATATATTAGGATTATATCTATTAAAACAGGAGTGATATATATGGCTAAAGAAAAAAGTAAAAAAGATGATAAAAAGTCAGTTTGGGAAAAATACACCAAAAAAGAAAAAGGAGATTTACAAATTCTTTGCGATAATTATCGCAAATTTTTAACTGTCGGGAAAACCGAACGTAGATGTGTAGAAGAAATAATCCGCCAAGCAGAAGAAAGTGGTTATAAAAATATACAGACAATAATTGATAGTAAGGGTAGTATCCATACTGGAGATAAAGTTTATGCTATATGCATGAAAAAATCAGTTGTTATGTTTAATATTGGCAGTGAACCATTAGAAAGTGGTATGTCCATATTAGGGGCACATATTGACAGTCCACGACTTGACATAAAACAAAATCCACTTTATGAAGATGGTGGGCTAGCATATATGGATACCCATTATTATGGAGGCATTAAAAAATATCAATGGGTAACGATTCCTCTAGCTATCCCATGGTGTAGTTGTAAAAAAGGATGGTAAAATAATAGATATTACCATAGGTGAAAAAGAAACTGATCCTGTTTTCTGTGTAACTGATTTATTGATCCATCTCGCCCAGGATCAAATGAAGAAGACTGCCAGTGATGCTGTTTCCGGTGAGTCATTGGATCTACTAGTCGGTTCTCTACCTTTAAAAGGTGAAGAAAAAGAAGCTGTGAAGGAAAATGTGCTTAAATTATTAAAATCGACCTATGATATTGAAGAAGATGATCTATTATCAGCCGAATTAGAAATCGTACCAGCCGGAGGAGCGAGAGAATTAGGTTTTGACCGCAGCATGATAATTTCTTATGGACAGGACGACAGAGTATGTGCATACACTTCTTTAGTCGCAATGTTGGAAACTAAGAATACTAAAAAAACTGCCTGCTGTTTGCTGGTAGATAAAAAGAAGAAATAGGCAGTGTTGGTGCTACGGGTATGCAATCAAAATTTTTCGAAAATGCTTTAGCTGAAGTAATGAATTTATTGGGTACATATAATGAATTGAATATGCGGCGTTGTCTGGCTAATTCTAAAATGCTTTCTTCTGATGTAACGTCAGGTTATGATGCCCTTTATGCTTCTTCCTTTGACAAAAAAAATGTAGCTTATCTTGGTAAAGGAATGGCTTTTAATAAATTTACTGGTTCACGGGGAAAATCTGGTTCTAATGATGCTAATGCAGAATATTTAGGTGAAATACGTGCTATGATGGATAAACATAATGTTAATATTCAATTTTCAGAACTCGGCCGTGTTGACTTAGGCGGTGGAGGAACTATGCCTATATCATGGCTTTATACGGAATGCAGGTAATTGACAGTGGTGTCGCTGTTCTTAATATGCATGCACCGTGGGAAGTAACAAGTAAAATTGATGTGTATGAAACTAAGAAGGGTTATTGTGCTTTTTTAATAGAAGCATAATGAAATAACCAAAATTAAGGGGGCTGCCGCATATATTGCTTTTATAAATATGCAGGTATTCAGTAATTCATTTTGACGAGTACCGAATTCTTCTGACAAGATATCAAAAGAAACTGTTATTTATTTAATCATTTATTATATGCAGCGGTCTCTTGTTTATTCAATTGTTAGGCCAGTAAAAATATACACCTAGTATGCCTCGTCCTGTTTTTACTTTTATTTTATTGTCATTTTTTAGAACATTGCTTATTGCGTAAGGGTTTTTTGTTTCAAAATAACTTTGTCTAAAGGCCATTTGACATTATTTATACTGACATCGTGACACTTCTCTTCTAAGGGTAGTAAAGAAATGCTTTCCGGTATTTTCTCACATTTTAAAACAGCTGATTCTGCTTTGAGGTAAATAAGTATTTCTTTATCATCAGCAGCGCAGATAACATTACTTTCGGTCAAAACTGCTGCTGCAGAAAAAAATACTAATATAAATGATCAAATCGACCGCCAAACATTCCGGTGATGATAATATCTGACTGTGGATATTTTTGATTTATTTGCTCAAGTGCCAACTGTGTATGTATCAGTAAATTTTTGGCAGAGGGATATTTATCTACAGGAATGCCTATAGATTCTGCCCATTGCCAATTTAAACTATCGACACTGTCACCATCACCTAATATATAATCAGGGATCAACCCTGCATCAATGCATATATCAAGACCGTGATCGGCACAATAGATAATCCTTTGATTAGCAGTTCTTTTAAGCCATGCGGTATCAGGGGTTCGACCACCTGTAATGAGTAAAATTTTTGTGGTTATTTCCCTATCCTTATGTAAAGTTACAGCCAGCTGGGGTAAAAATATTTTGTAAGACATAATATCGCCTCAAATAAATTAAATGTTTATTGATATTATTATTAAATTAGCAGGACTTTTAAATTTTTTGTATAATTATATACTATTAGATATAGATATTTTGTGACAGAATGGAGGATTTTTATGATTAAATTTAATTTTTATGGACATTCTTGTTTTTCTTTAAATACAGGTAAAGAAATTATTCTA is a window encoding:
- a CDS encoding motility associated factor glycosyltransferase family protein, which codes for MSYKIFLPQLAVTLHKDREITTKILLITGGRTPDTAWLKRTANQRIIYCADHGLDICIDAGLIPDYILGDGDSVDSLNWQWAESIGIPVDKYPSAKNLLIHTQLALEQINQKYPQSDIIITGMFGGRFDHLY
- the miaA gene encoding tRNA (adenosine(37)-N6)-dimethylallyltransferase MiaA, whose translation is MTKILNLSNNRYKEKVVIILGPTAVGKTELSLKLAQNLKAEIISGDSMLVYKNFNIGTAKPVPEELTRVRHHLVNILSPEESFDVTKFCTRAKIIITELNKKNIIPVIAGGTGLYIKSLVEGYQFNTAPEDPEYRSYLETIAKKYGREYVLNLLKKVDPETAQRLHINNFRRIIRALEVYKYNKDKISHKKSFTNNELLYDAAVIGLNRNRDNLYARINERVDLMIKDGWVNEVASLLKGGVHPSCHAMQAIGYRQLTTYLEHKITLPEAIDDIKKATRHFAKRQLTWYKKMPYIKWFEVDKISSELLWKKVYEFIIKKFEDK
- a CDS encoding thiamine diphosphokinase — translated: MSYKIFLPQLAVTLHKDREITTKILLITGGRTPDTAWLKRTANQRIIYCADHGLDICIDAGLIPDYILGDGDSVDSLNWQWAESIGIPVDKYPSAKNFTDTQLALEQINQKYPQSDIIITGMFGGRFDHLYSSIFSAAAVLTESNVICAADDKEILIYLKAESAVLKCEKIPESISLLPLEEKCHDVSINNVKWPLDKVILKQKTPYAISNVLKNDNKIKVKTGRGILGVYFYWPNN
- a CDS encoding motility associated factor glycosyltransferase family protein, giving the protein MTESNVICAADDKEILIYLKAESAVLKCEKIPESISLLPLEEKCHDVSINNVKWPLDKVILKQKTLTQ
- the plsY gene encoding glycerol-3-phosphate 1-O-acyltransferase PlsY, coding for MSYLSTLIIGYFIGAIPNGLIIGKLIWHTDLRQHGSHNIGATNAWRTLGKKAGISIFLLDFFKGVLGVLTAVIVSNYNMIEPTPFLLILGGIMAIIGHSCSIFLLFKGGKGVATGLGVIAMLMPKAALCVFILWFIIVLFTHYVSLASIVAAVSVPLQAYYWDKSWQYIIFGILAAAFVVYRHHENIQRLINGTETKINFHGR
- the hfq gene encoding RNA chaperone Hfq yields the protein MFVKAINLQDAFLNQARKENISVTIYLVNGFQLRGNVTGFDNFTVILDSNGKQQLVYKHAISTITPAHTLTMAAASEKKIVD
- a CDS encoding metal-dependent hydrolase, which gives rise to MIKFNFYGHSCFSLNTGKEIILVDPFFKENPLTDIKPKEISCDYILVSHAHFDHLGDAELIAKKNGAVIVAIPEVLALCSSIKKVQPMNIGGSLSFSFGWIRMTMAIHSSGVAGGLACGFVIKFKNGPTVYYSGDTALFSDMQIIGAKERIDYAILPIGDNFTMGNEDAARAVQFLKAHNVIPVHYNTWPVIKQDPKIFKQTAESIAAVKVHIVKPGESLDLSK